A stretch of DNA from Glycine max cultivar Williams 82 chromosome 18, Glycine_max_v4.0, whole genome shotgun sequence:
ACGAGGACGACTGAAgtatgaaaaaatgaaataaagaatcagaaataatataaaactatatatttaaattgcAGTTTTCATTATTTGGTTCAGATTTGAATGCATATATTTGGTTCAgtatgaaaaaatgaaataaagaatcAGAAATAAtatgctttaaaaaattaaaaaaataagatcagatttggttttaaataggaccaaattaaatttatttaaaaaataagatatctaattgaaacttttaaaaataaaagaattaaaaattaaaggacctaattaattttttttaataataagatgattaaactaaaattcaaaaaaaaaatagaagaggaaAATAGtgattaagtaaaaaaagaagctaattGCTCGTAAAAGGTGTTATGTGACATATAATTATGTGTGATATGCTAAGTGTCATCAAgattaaatttatcaaacaaGTTAGTCTCTTTTAACATGATAAATCAAAGTTAGAGTTTTTATTGAAGTAGTATCTACTTAgcaatcaattatatttaaaataagattgtGTCTTAAAAAATGAGTTATTACCTTAAATACCagatcaagaaaaataatgaagaagAGAATATTTTATCAGGAAAATGTCACGTGACAAAATCTTTCTTTACAACAACAAGAATACTTAatgttgatataaaataattgataatttataaataaagatagAAAACACATATGAATAAGACGTGCAAGGGGAGTCAAAGCAAAACACAGAAGAAGCAAGATATAATATTGGATGTAATTAGCCTAATTCATTAAAACTAATccaattatcataattttaaaaaatatgttttagaggttacttaaaataatcttaattaccttaattaatatatatcggTCATAATTgtctttatttaaatatatactattgtaattatctttactataattatgtatttttatgaattaaaaaataaattaacatattttagtGGTACTTTTGCAAGAAAAGAGTCGATGTGATATTCTCACTTGACATCTACCAACTTGACAAAATCCTCTTTTACTATATATAGTTTTTAGtcgttaataaataaatactcatTGTTATTACCTTAGTTGTCGTAATTATGtattattatgaattaaaaaataaatgtaacgaaacttattttatatatataaattgatgaTTTATAATTCATATGCATTGTTCTATGAATTTTGGTTTGAGACAAGCTCTACGAAATCATgtttaaatagtttattttacatTCAGAgaactgctttttttttttttacaggaaaTATTCAGAGAACTTCTAATTaatcaaaaacatttttaatttcatctaTCTAGTCTATACAAACATGGTAATAAAGattcataattaataaataactgATCTCTGAACTCGTTACTTAACCTCCCCTTAATTATGTTTTACGTTATTTTGACATGCCTATTGCCGGGCGTACGTTTTCATAATGTGTTTCCAAATAATATCTATACAGTTTCGCAACATTTAAATATCGATTCTTTTatagtttctttattttaaataattaattgatctttattttaaatatctattCTTCTAGTTTCCCAAACAAATTTGAAAGATAAGTTAtgaaaagagaaattaattaataatagattAATGGTCCttccaaaaataatttgatgaatTAAATGAATGCCTACTCAAGGAAGTACATAGACATTTGAGAGGGCTTGATCCCCTGACATTTTGCTCATGCACTcgtaatttttaatgaataattcttaaaattttcaatatgttttttttattacaaatttttgtttttttaattttgatctttgtaagcttttattcatttttttcttttttaatttttattcttgtaagattttttatttatttttagtcttataagtttatgtttttttaattttaattcttcttCTGAGTTTGTGTTTTTTCAATTATGGTTTctataaatttaaagttaaaaggactaaaagaaaaataaataaaaatattaaatgaacaaaaattgaaaaaatgcaaGTTTACAAtgactaaaaattgaaaaaaaaaaacttgtagaacaaaaaaaacacaaacttaagtgaattaaaaatgaataattttttaaaaaatcaaaattaaaaaaatgcagactTACATccggaaaaaataattaagccaTTTTTAATATGctttttcatattctttttacattttttaatgaaaaagtttAGGAGATTTGGTTCATATCTTCTATCTccggttttttctttttctcttttgaggaaaaaaaattcttgttttAGTtggtaatattttaaataagaaagatctttacttgattaaaacattttttttgaaataattatatttttatttttaggaaaaatacttgagtataaattatttttcttttatactttttttattagtagttTATAAATGATTGTATAATTGCAATCAAATGTCATGATTGGTCTTCCTATTATAGTTgcataaatgaattttaattttaaatatttaaaatacttttaaaaattgcaTTAGAAATATTTCTTACCCAATATTCACATAAGATCGAATCACGattcactttaaaaaataatcaacaagCACAAGCTAGGACGAGTGAAGTATGaaagaatgaaataaattaaagaagcggaaataataacaaattatttcatttgtagctttcattaattaaacttttacatgaccaaataaataatatctgCAATCCTCCTACTTAAGATCAATTAGTTGCAATCTCCTATAGAAGAAATGGGTTGAAATGGAAACTTAGGAAGCCATGCATACAAAAACTCTACAGTTTCACCTATACCAATGGGAAGACCGTTTTTTAGAAGACACACATTGCCAGAAATGTTCAAAATTGATGGGTTCTCaacaaaatttgtttgaaattcaCTGCAGTTCAACTTCACTTGTGATTGAGCACACGCACATTTGTTAGTGACTTTCACTTTCCATTGTGGCATGCCATGTGCCCAGTCTGGTGTTTGTGATTGGCTAATGCTAAATCTCCCCTCAATGGGACAATTTGCTGCAACACCTGCAATATGACCAATGaattaaacattaataaataaacaaaattgattCCTTGCACAAAGTGTTAGgtgaatatatatgtgtgtgtgctgCAACACTTACAATATGACCAATGaattaaacattaataaataaacaaaattgattCTTTGCACAAAGTGTTACGTgacatgtgtgtgtgtgcgagTGTGCAGATGTGGGTGTGGGTGGGGGTGTGGAGGATGGGTCTAACAAAGCATATTAGCTCCTCATAACATGATAGGCTAAAGATCAAAATCTTGTAATAAAAGGTGTTCATGTTTAAtgatcaattatttat
This window harbors:
- the LOC100777396 gene encoding TPD1 protein homolog 1A, which gives rise to MASIFKLLSLILFLGLVFQGVAANCPIEGRFSISQSQTPDWAHGMPQWKVKVTNKCACAQSQVKLNCSEFQTNFVENPSILNISGNVCLLKNGLPIGIGETVEFLYAWLPKFPFQPISSIGDCN